GTCCGACGCGGACTCCGCTACCCTGTAGCCGTGACCACCACGCACCTCGCCCTCGTCGTCGCCGGGGCCTGCACGCTCGCGCTGGGCGGCTGCCTCGCCGACGCCAACAACCGCCACACGCTCGGCCGCCTCAACGACCCCGCGAACGCCGTCGAGCTCGAGGCGTTCCGCGATCGTGCGGGCGCGACGACCCCCGACGCCGCTCGCGCGCACGACGAGCCCGGCCCTCGCACGCTCGACCGCTCCGCCTGGACGCCGCAGGAAGTCCTCGTTCCCGTCGACGGCACGTACGGCTATCCGCGCTACGCCCGCCCGCCGCGCTGGACCGACGACACCGCCCGCCAGCGCGGCGACCCCGTCACCGTCTCCACCGCCCTCGAACTCGAGGGCGACACGCTCGACGTCCGCGTCGCCGAGACCGCCGCGTCGCCCTTCCTCGCCGCCTGGGACGGCGTCCTGCTCATCCCGCGGTTCTTCTACCTCCCGCCGTGGCAGGAAGTCCGCCACCTTCCCCGCTCGTACTGGCGCGTCCCCGCGGCCCGGCAGGCCACGTCCGTCACCGCGCCCGTCGAACAACCCGCCGACACCGCGCCAACGCGGGAACTCAACCGGTGACGCACCCCCACCGCGTCCACCCCGACTACGAGGTCTCGCCCGCCGACGCGCACGCGAGCCTCTCGCGCCGGGCCTGCGTGCTCGTGGACTGTCGCACCCAGCCGGAGTGGGACCTGGTCCGGGTGCCCGGCAGCGTGCACGTGCCGCTCGATGAACTGGGCGCCCGCGCCGACGAGATCGACGTCCCGCCCGGCGTGCCCGTCTACGTCATCTGCCACCACGGGCGGCGCTCGCTCGACGGCGCGATGATCCTCCGCGCCAGCGGCATCGAATCGCTCAAAGACGCCCGCTCGGTCGCGGGCGGCATCGACCTCTGGTCGCAAGCCGCCGACACCGCCGTGCCCCGCTACGAGCGTGCCCCGGGCGTGCTGCGCCTGCGCACGCCGTGAGCCACGACGAACCTCGCTGCGCGCGTGTCTTGGCGCGCGTCAACGCTCACGTGCCGCCATGTCGCCCGCCACCAACGAAAACGCCCCGGGGCTTTGAGGGCCCCGGGGCGCGGAGTTCACACAGTACTTACAAGCCGGCCTGTGCCGACTTTCTGGCGTTCCGCCCACTTACGGGCAGGGGGCGCCACCGACGACCTGCTCGAGCGCAGCGATGTCGTCCTGGTCGACGTTGCCGTCGCGGTTGAAGTCAGGGTCGACGCCGCCACCCAGGCAGGTGGGGTCGCCGGCGACCGCCTGCGCGAGGCAGGAGATGTCGTCCTGGTCGACGTTGCCGTCCTGGTTGACGTCGGGGTCACAGGGGGTGGTGGGCGTGCCGCCGGTGTAGATGTCGGCGCCGAGGGTCAGGTTCGAGCCCGAGGTCCCGCGGACGTGGAAGCGCCCGTCGTTGATGGGCTGGAGGTCCTGGGTCGCGAAGAGGGCCGAAGCCATGTAGTAGGTGCCGGCGGGCAGGGTGCCGTTCAGGCCTTCGAAGGTGTTGACGGCCGGCGGGTAGGTGCGCGGGCCGCTGCCGGCGCCGAAGGAGAACTGCGGGAGGGCCGCCTCGCCCTCGTCGTCCGAGAAGGCGACCAGGTCGCCGTTGGAGTTGAAGATGTACGCGACGCCATCGGCGATGGGAGTCGAGAGACGGGCGAAGTCGATGTCGAGGAACGAGTCACCGGCGCCGGCGGTGGCGGTGAGCTCGAACCGCGACCACAGCACGCCGCGCAGGCCGGAATCGGTCGCCGTGCCCTGGCGGAAGTCGGGGTAGACGATCGGGCCGCCGGGGGGCGAGGCCGCGTAGTCCTGGTGGTTGATCAGGGGGGTCACGCTGGCGGGGGCCGGCGCGCCGTTGGTGTTGGTGCGGATGTTGAGGGTGAAGGCGCCGTTGGTCCCGACCGGGCTCACGCCGAAGGCGTTCGCGCCGAACGAGGAGCCGGTGGGCGCCACGGCGAGGTAGTACGTGCCGGCGGCGAGCTGCCCGTCGCGACCGTCGTACTGCAGTCCGTCGGCGACTTCCGCGCGACGACCGACGCCGAACGTCAGCTGGGCGTTGTTGCCCGAGCCGTCGTTGTCGTCCGAGCCGCTCTGGCCGGCCAGGTTGCCGTCAGCGCCGTACAGGCCGATGGCGACGTCCGAGCCCGAGCCCTCGGAGTCGATGTCGAAGTACTTCAGCGCGACGTCTTCGGCGCCCTGGGCGACGCAGACCTGGTACCACTGGACGCCCGTGCCGCCGGCGTTGTTCACGACGGTCGTGCCGTCGGTCACGCAGCCGAGGTCGATGCCCGTGGGCGGGGGCGGCGGGGGGATGTCGCCGAACAGGCGGATGACCAGCCCGCGCACCGGAGCGCCCGCGTTCGTCTCGCGGTGCTCGTGCGCGCCGGCGCCGGCGCCGGTGATGATCGGGGTGCCGCCGGCGAACACGCTGTTGCCGTTGATGTCACGCCCGTAGCTCGACACGCTCGCGCCGACGCGCGTCGTGGGCTCCAGACCCCACACCGGGAACGCCCACTGCGTGCCCGTGCCCGCGGAGGCGAAGGGGAGCAGCGTGTTCGTGCCCGTCTGCACGAAGCGGGTCTGGATGTAGATCTGGTTCGTCCCGTCCGGAACCGGCAGCGGAACCGTCAGCGCCGAGGTCACCGACCAGATGAACCCGCAGTCCAGGCCGCCAGCCGCGATCGGGATGCGAACCGTCCCGAACGGGGTCGCGGGCGTCAGCATGTTCGGGGCGGTGAAGTCCGCCGCCGTGTAGAAGTCCATCACCACGTCGAACGGGTTCACGGGGCCAGTGCCGCT
This sequence is a window from Planctomycetota bacterium. Protein-coding genes within it:
- a CDS encoding rhodanese-like domain-containing protein, producing the protein MTHPHRVHPDYEVSPADAHASLSRRACVLVDCRTQPEWDLVRVPGSVHVPLDELGARADEIDVPPGVPVYVICHHGRRSLDGAMILRASGIESLKDARSVAGGIDLWSQAADTAVPRYERAPGVLRLRTP